Proteins encoded in a region of the Streptomyces sp. NBC_01298 genome:
- a CDS encoding ABC transporter ATP-binding protein: MAEKTARSTQGGPAAPSAPAPADPPEFTFAFGAHQKVMEQLSLRAMAARLPAALAQTARMAWRLDRASATRLLAGQILAGVCTAVSLEAVAEAMGPLLTGGGAHERIVDAAWPLAVAAVAAGAGTTAQIVSGSAARRLTPRLATTADLDMVDAHMDVEVSAYDEPAFSDRSEAAEIGAARSSMLVKDAMAFVNGLVNLVAVAGVLAVVHPALMPLLLLSVVPRGVGAVIAARLDYALHNETIASRNIRGMMRWYLTTHKLGDELRCNSMRPHAHAWYAAVCARIDSKLVGSAPRYLRVSLLAAALGGLFQLGTWAALGALVLAGSMALAAAGTAIVAMRTSASALSSLVVYGAAMFQHALYLEDYRLFLEQARELAVTRGAVEAGPPEKVSLENASYTYPGKDTPALGPVSLSLSRGEIIAVVGENGAGKSTLIRLLTGLTVPSDGEAYWDGTPTRAHDQRTLWTHVGLVAQSYAQWPFTVRDNVTLGQPDARGDEAVWEALDAVGMRQSVQGYPHALDTLLARSLWGGHELSGGQWQRLACARAFHRRPRLLIMDEPTSAMDARGEHRIFTGLQEMKEDRITMIVTHRMENCRLADRIIVLDKGRVTETGTFAELTALGGTFAELYGLSQDR; this comes from the coding sequence GTGGCTGAGAAGACGGCACGCAGCACCCAGGGCGGACCGGCGGCGCCGAGCGCCCCGGCGCCCGCCGACCCACCCGAGTTCACGTTCGCCTTCGGTGCGCACCAGAAGGTCATGGAGCAGCTCTCGCTCCGTGCGATGGCCGCGCGGCTGCCCGCCGCCCTGGCGCAGACCGCGCGGATGGCCTGGCGGCTCGACCGCGCCTCCGCGACCCGGCTGCTGGCGGGCCAGATCCTCGCCGGGGTCTGTACGGCCGTCTCCCTCGAGGCCGTCGCCGAGGCGATGGGACCGCTCCTGACCGGAGGCGGCGCGCATGAGCGCATCGTCGACGCCGCCTGGCCGCTGGCCGTGGCCGCCGTCGCGGCCGGAGCCGGTACGACCGCCCAGATCGTGTCCGGGAGCGCGGCACGCAGGCTCACCCCGCGCCTGGCCACCACGGCCGACCTCGACATGGTCGACGCCCACATGGACGTGGAGGTGTCCGCCTACGACGAGCCCGCGTTCTCCGACCGCTCGGAGGCCGCCGAGATCGGCGCGGCCCGCTCCTCCATGCTCGTGAAGGACGCGATGGCCTTCGTCAACGGCCTGGTCAACCTCGTGGCGGTGGCCGGGGTCCTCGCCGTCGTCCACCCCGCCTTGATGCCGCTGCTCCTGCTCTCCGTCGTCCCGCGCGGCGTGGGCGCCGTCATCGCCGCCCGTCTGGACTACGCCCTCCACAACGAGACGATCGCCTCCCGCAACATCCGCGGGATGATGCGCTGGTACCTCACCACCCACAAGCTCGGCGACGAGCTGCGCTGCAACTCCATGCGCCCCCACGCGCACGCCTGGTACGCCGCCGTCTGCGCCCGCATCGACTCCAAACTCGTCGGCTCCGCCCCGCGCTACCTCAGGGTCTCGCTCCTCGCCGCGGCCCTCGGCGGCCTCTTCCAGCTCGGTACCTGGGCCGCGCTGGGCGCGCTGGTCCTGGCCGGGTCCATGGCCCTGGCGGCGGCGGGCACCGCCATCGTCGCCATGCGGACCTCCGCCTCGGCCCTCTCCAGCCTGGTGGTCTACGGCGCCGCCATGTTCCAGCACGCCCTCTACCTGGAGGACTACCGCCTCTTCCTGGAGCAGGCCCGGGAACTGGCCGTCACCCGGGGCGCCGTGGAGGCGGGGCCGCCGGAGAAGGTCAGCCTGGAGAACGCCTCGTACACCTACCCGGGCAAGGACACCCCCGCGCTCGGCCCGGTCAGCCTGTCCCTGTCCCGGGGCGAGATCATCGCCGTGGTCGGCGAGAACGGCGCCGGGAAGTCCACCCTGATCCGCCTGCTGACCGGCCTTACGGTCCCCAGCGACGGGGAAGCGTACTGGGACGGCACCCCGACCCGGGCGCACGACCAGCGGACCCTGTGGACGCACGTCGGGCTGGTCGCCCAGTCCTACGCCCAGTGGCCGTTCACGGTGCGCGACAACGTCACCCTCGGCCAGCCCGACGCCCGCGGGGACGAAGCGGTGTGGGAGGCGCTGGACGCGGTCGGCATGCGCCAGTCGGTGCAGGGCTACCCGCACGCCCTCGACACGCTCCTGGCCCGCTCCCTGTGGGGCGGCCACGAACTGTCCGGGGGCCAGTGGCAGCGCCTGGCCTGCGCCCGCGCCTTCCACCGCAGGCCCCGGCTGCTGATCATGGATGAGCCGACCTCGGCGATGGACGCCCGCGGTGAGCACCGGATCTTCACCGGCCTGCAGGAGATGAAGGAGGACCGGATCACCATGATCGTCACCCACCGGATGGAGAACTGCCGGCTGGCCGACCGGATCATCGTCCTGGACAAGGGCCGGGTCACCGAGACCGGCACCTTCGCCGAACTGACCGCCCTCGGCGGCACCTTCGCCGAGCTGTACGGGCTCTCGCAGGACCGCTGA
- a CDS encoding TetR/AcrR family transcriptional regulator — protein MEVETANATDAYGIPVPPASSDAVRRKRRAIEDAASAEFLAEGYAAASMDAITSRSGASKATVYKHFGTKERLFLAAVGGILRETYTDLEPGGSALVEAPDLRAALIALTSDWATLLLRPDIMALRRLVIGEIHRFPQLGRLWYRVTYDMFNGPLVEAFAELGRRGRLQVPDPVIAVRQLVAATVGVPQLEHTFAPGTETGPAELTRLVTSGVDLFLARYAAS, from the coding sequence ATGGAAGTCGAGACGGCGAACGCCACCGACGCGTACGGCATCCCGGTCCCTCCCGCTTCCTCCGACGCCGTCCGGCGCAAGCGCCGGGCGATCGAGGACGCGGCGTCCGCGGAGTTCCTCGCCGAGGGGTACGCGGCCGCCTCCATGGACGCGATCACCAGCCGCTCCGGGGCCTCCAAGGCGACGGTGTACAAGCATTTCGGCACCAAGGAGCGGCTGTTCCTCGCCGCCGTCGGCGGCATCCTGCGCGAGACCTACACGGACCTCGAACCGGGCGGCTCCGCCCTCGTGGAAGCCCCGGATCTGCGCGCCGCCCTCATCGCCCTCACGAGCGACTGGGCCACCCTCCTGCTCCGCCCCGACATCATGGCGCTCCGCCGCCTGGTGATCGGGGAGATCCACCGCTTCCCCCAGCTGGGCCGGCTCTGGTACCGGGTCACGTACGACATGTTCAACGGGCCCCTCGTCGAGGCCTTCGCCGAACTCGGCCGGCGCGGAAGGCTCCAGGTCCCCGATCCCGTGATCGCCGTCCGGCAGCTCGTCGCCGCCACCGTCGGCGTCCCGCAGCTGGAGCACACCTTCGCCCCCGGCACCGAGACCGGCCCGGCGGAGCTGACCCGCCTCGTCACCTCGGGCGTCGACCTCTTCCTGGCCCGCTACGCCGCTTCGTAG
- a CDS encoding GNAT family N-acetyltransferase, which produces MLRLESLRADHEAALLAFERDNRAYFARSVPDRGDAYFAEFAARHRALLAEQDTGACRFHLVLDTSGELIGRVNLVDLADGAADLGYRIGERAAGRGAATAAVREVCRLAASEYGLGSLTASAALDNPASAAVLRRTGFTVVGETVLNGCPGLTYRRALTAEG; this is translated from the coding sequence ATGCTGCGACTCGAAAGCCTGCGGGCCGATCACGAAGCTGCCCTGCTGGCCTTCGAGCGGGACAACCGGGCGTACTTCGCCCGCTCCGTACCGGACCGTGGGGACGCGTACTTCGCGGAGTTCGCCGCCCGCCATCGCGCCCTGCTGGCCGAACAGGACACCGGCGCGTGCCGGTTCCACTTGGTGCTGGACACCTCCGGAGAGCTGATCGGGCGCGTCAACCTGGTGGACCTCGCGGACGGCGCCGCGGACCTCGGCTACCGGATCGGCGAACGGGCGGCGGGCCGCGGCGCGGCCACCGCGGCCGTCCGCGAGGTCTGCCGGCTCGCCGCCTCGGAGTACGGGCTCGGCTCCCTCACCGCGTCCGCGGCCCTGGACAACCCGGCATCGGCGGCGGTGCTCCGGCGGACCGGATTCACGGTGGTGGGGGAGACCGTCCTGAACGGCTGCCCCGGGCTGACCTACCGGCGGGCACTCACGGCCGAGGGCTGA
- a CDS encoding peroxidase — MVLAPSPPPGCPHTGPARRTVVQAAALAAAGLTAGLAPTAWAAGSPARPAAAGPGAEPARRDTAHAPLPLRTDRDSQGDILAGFRKDHACFLFLHFGDAAKARRWLTRLLPSVSTTEEVARFNRAFSRARRLRGGIDPESMATLWTGIGLTHPGLSLLSGKEPFPAAPAGSSAEAFTQGSAARAQQLGDTGTSAPQSWLFGAEEPARAVHVVLTLAADQPERLSAAVAEHSAGAAADGATVLFRQDGATLPGELRGHEHFGFLDCISQPGVRGFDEPDPADASGVLGKPGTRLIPAGEFVVGPERVNKRPTGLPAWATGGAFQVVRRLAQDVPGWWTQVALRLAELQRAGAAPADAGREWLGARLMGRWPGGMPVSLCPAAEQLPAPGKHPDAGLAYGQDPQGWGMPLFAHIRKGNPRDGLVLTPGRPPVAQAELDARRLMRRGIPYGPVYQPELGEEHGPQTSRGLVFVCHQSDLVGQFELVMRKWVNEPDFPAGRNPRAGCDPVLGPDSAIAFETPSADGTGSRANTLHFGRFVRTEGSVYAFSPSLPVLRALAKGELDVSIEFHTGSVLRPGDVLDAGKARLTLEASGDLALLDSRGTRTWHTYTSGVGHDAVFTQDGELIVRDAEGATVWSSGSGGHPGARLLLRPSGELVILDGIRVLWKASAS; from the coding sequence ATGGTCCTCGCCCCGTCGCCGCCCCCGGGCTGCCCCCACACCGGACCCGCCCGCAGGACCGTGGTCCAGGCGGCGGCCCTCGCCGCCGCCGGTCTCACCGCGGGCCTCGCGCCCACGGCGTGGGCGGCCGGGTCCCCGGCCCGCCCGGCAGCGGCCGGCCCGGGCGCGGAGCCCGCGCGGCGGGACACCGCCCACGCTCCCCTCCCGCTGCGCACCGACCGGGACTCCCAGGGCGACATCCTCGCCGGGTTCCGCAAGGACCACGCCTGCTTCCTGTTCCTCCACTTCGGCGACGCCGCGAAGGCCCGGCGCTGGCTGACCCGCCTGCTGCCCTCGGTCTCCACCACGGAGGAAGTGGCCCGCTTCAACCGGGCCTTCAGCAGGGCCCGCCGGCTCAGGGGCGGCATCGACCCCGAATCCATGGCCACTCTGTGGACCGGGATCGGCCTGACCCATCCCGGGCTGAGCCTGCTCTCGGGCAAGGAGCCCTTCCCCGCCGCCCCGGCCGGCTCCAGCGCCGAGGCCTTCACCCAGGGCTCCGCCGCCCGCGCGCAGCAGCTCGGCGACACCGGAACCAGCGCCCCGCAGTCCTGGCTGTTCGGCGCCGAGGAGCCCGCCCGCGCGGTGCACGTGGTCCTCACGCTCGCCGCCGACCAGCCCGAACGCCTTTCCGCCGCGGTCGCCGAACACAGCGCGGGTGCGGCCGCTGACGGCGCGACGGTCCTGTTCCGCCAGGACGGGGCCACCCTCCCCGGGGAGCTGCGCGGGCACGAGCACTTCGGCTTCCTCGACTGCATCAGCCAGCCCGGTGTACGGGGCTTCGACGAGCCCGACCCGGCCGACGCCTCCGGCGTGCTCGGCAAGCCCGGCACCCGGCTGATCCCCGCCGGCGAGTTCGTCGTCGGCCCCGAGCGGGTGAACAAGCGCCCCACGGGCCTGCCCGCCTGGGCCACCGGCGGCGCCTTCCAGGTGGTACGCCGCCTCGCGCAGGACGTGCCCGGCTGGTGGACCCAGGTGGCCCTGCGCCTCGCCGAACTCCAGCGCGCCGGCGCCGCGCCCGCCGACGCCGGCCGCGAATGGCTCGGCGCCCGCCTGATGGGCCGCTGGCCGGGCGGCATGCCCGTCTCCCTGTGTCCCGCGGCGGAGCAACTGCCCGCGCCGGGCAAGCACCCCGACGCCGGACTCGCCTACGGCCAGGACCCGCAGGGCTGGGGGATGCCGCTCTTCGCGCACATCCGCAAGGGGAACCCCCGCGACGGCCTGGTCCTCACCCCGGGCCGTCCCCCCGTCGCCCAGGCGGAGCTCGACGCGCGGCGCCTGATGCGGCGCGGAATCCCGTACGGCCCCGTCTACCAGCCCGAACTGGGCGAGGAGCACGGTCCGCAGACCTCGCGCGGGCTGGTCTTCGTCTGCCACCAGTCGGACCTGGTGGGGCAGTTCGAGCTGGTGATGCGCAAGTGGGTCAACGAACCCGACTTCCCGGCCGGCCGCAACCCGCGCGCCGGCTGTGACCCGGTGCTCGGCCCCGACTCGGCCATCGCCTTCGAAACCCCCTCGGCGGACGGCACCGGCAGCCGGGCCAACACCCTCCACTTCGGCCGGTTCGTCCGCACCGAGGGATCGGTGTACGCCTTCAGCCCCTCCCTCCCCGTCCTGCGCGCCCTGGCCAAGGGCGAACTCGACGTCTCCATCGAGTTCCACACCGGTTCGGTCCTGCGGCCCGGCGACGTCCTCGACGCGGGCAAGGCCCGGCTGACCCTCGAGGCCTCCGGCGACCTCGCCCTGCTCGACTCCCGGGGCACCCGCACCTGGCACACCTACACGAGCGGCGTCGGCCACGACGCCGTGTTCACCCAGGACGGCGAACTGATCGTGCGCGACGCCGAAGGCGCCACGGTCTGGTCCAGCGGGAGCGGCGGCCACCCCGGCGCGCGCCTCCTGCTGCGCCCCTCCGGAGAGCTGGTGATCCTGGACGGGATCCGGGTTCTGTGGAAGGCGTCCGCCTCGTAG
- a CDS encoding aldo/keto reductase has product MAITEPVTGDTRLIYGCMALGGSWERGPYQAEDIDEAEAVIEAALDSGITMFDHADIYRHGKAEAVFGEVLARTPGLRERITLQTKCGIRLAEGDRPGIYDLRGASILSRVEESLTRLRTDVIDVLLLHRPDPLADPAEIAEALTSLHRQGLVKRFGVSNMNAAQIANLQRHLDLPLVANQLEMSLDRRDWLEDGVLVNTPAAAAVGFPAGTVEYCTANGVRLQAYGPLAQGRFTGRESSVGEHATAEHLRALAKAKDTTPETILLWWLQRHPARISPVIGTGRPERIRACRDAALRTPDLGHEEWYSLWLTARGGPLP; this is encoded by the coding sequence ATGGCGATCACGGAACCAGTGACAGGCGACACCCGGTTGATCTACGGCTGCATGGCTCTCGGCGGGAGCTGGGAGCGCGGCCCGTACCAGGCCGAGGACATCGACGAGGCCGAGGCGGTGATCGAGGCCGCCCTCGACAGCGGCATCACGATGTTCGACCACGCCGACATCTACCGGCACGGGAAGGCGGAAGCCGTCTTCGGCGAGGTGCTGGCCCGCACCCCCGGTCTGCGCGAGCGCATCACGCTGCAGACCAAGTGCGGCATCCGGCTCGCCGAAGGCGACCGCCCCGGCATCTACGACCTGCGGGGCGCGAGCATCCTCAGCCGCGTCGAGGAGAGCCTCACGCGGCTGCGCACCGACGTGATCGACGTGCTGCTCCTGCACCGGCCCGACCCCCTGGCGGATCCGGCGGAGATCGCCGAGGCACTGACCTCGCTGCACCGCCAGGGCCTCGTGAAGCGGTTCGGCGTCTCCAACATGAACGCCGCGCAGATCGCCAACCTGCAACGGCACCTCGACCTCCCGCTCGTCGCGAACCAGCTGGAAATGAGCCTGGACCGGCGGGACTGGCTGGAGGACGGGGTCCTCGTGAACACCCCGGCCGCGGCCGCCGTCGGCTTCCCGGCCGGCACCGTCGAGTACTGCACGGCGAACGGAGTCCGCCTCCAGGCCTACGGTCCCCTGGCCCAAGGACGCTTCACCGGACGGGAGTCGAGCGTCGGGGAACACGCGACCGCCGAGCACCTGCGGGCCCTGGCCAAGGCGAAGGACACGACACCGGAGACGATCCTGCTGTGGTGGCTGCAGCGCCACCCGGCCCGGATCTCCCCCGTCATCGGCACCGGCCGCCCGGAGCGGATCCGGGCCTGCCGCGACGCCGCGCTGCGGACCCCGGACCTCGGCCACGAGGAGTGGTACTCCCTGTGGCTCACGGCCCGGGGCGGACCGCTTCCCTAG
- a CDS encoding esterase/lipase family protein, with product MARRTRVSRTRTLLARAALPLALLLGAAFPAHAAGEGVTGGGVNDFSCRPSAAHPEPVVLLHGTFATWYEDLNFLQLDLAARGYCTFALTYGAYDGFPLVGGLKPVAVSNLEIKEYVEKVRGATGAAKVSVVGHSEGGLQALYLAKMQGIQPHIKAVVAIAPPTHGTNAAGLLDLGDKLIGRETMEKIVTTIGIPVLADEVPGGPAILALNDGPVAQPGIAYTVITSRYDELVTPTETAFVREPGVKNQYVQDFCPFDPVGHIGEAYDLNVWHMVRNALDPRRATPILVCAVGSPG from the coding sequence ATGGCTCGCCGTACCCGTGTGTCGCGCACCCGCACCCTGCTCGCCAGGGCCGCCCTCCCGCTGGCCCTCCTGCTCGGCGCCGCCTTCCCGGCGCACGCCGCCGGCGAGGGCGTCACGGGAGGCGGGGTCAACGACTTCTCCTGCCGGCCGAGCGCCGCGCACCCCGAGCCCGTGGTGTTGCTCCACGGCACCTTCGCCACCTGGTACGAGGACCTCAACTTCCTCCAGCTGGACCTCGCCGCCCGCGGCTACTGCACCTTCGCCCTGACCTACGGCGCCTACGACGGCTTCCCGCTGGTCGGAGGCCTCAAGCCGGTGGCCGTCTCCAACCTGGAGATCAAGGAGTACGTGGAGAAGGTGCGCGGCGCGACCGGCGCGGCCAAGGTCTCGGTCGTCGGCCACTCCGAGGGCGGGCTCCAGGCCCTCTACCTCGCCAAGATGCAGGGGATCCAGCCCCACATCAAGGCGGTCGTGGCCATCGCTCCCCCGACCCACGGCACGAACGCCGCCGGGCTGCTGGACCTGGGCGACAAGCTGATCGGCCGGGAGACCATGGAAAAGATCGTGACCACCATCGGCATCCCGGTGCTCGCCGACGAGGTGCCCGGCGGTCCCGCGATCCTCGCGCTGAACGACGGCCCGGTGGCCCAGCCCGGGATCGCGTACACCGTGATCACCTCGCGCTACGACGAGCTGGTGACCCCGACCGAGACGGCGTTCGTCCGCGAGCCGGGGGTCAAGAACCAGTACGTGCAGGACTTCTGCCCCTTCGACCCGGTGGGCCACATCGGCGAGGCCTACGACCTCAACGTGTGGCACATGGTCCGCAACGCCCTCGACCCGCGCCGCGCCACCCCGATCCTGGTGTGCGCGGTCGGCTCGCCCGGCTAG
- a CDS encoding helix-turn-helix domain-containing protein, with product MDDASGTAGGTAGPASGGAPGLAAVLLPRVAEMAAETVARLTADIPAYRLLPDSVLGGDLVANTEAVLNLFFTTVAEGRAPTEAELAAPVAWGAERARDGVPLEAVLRVYPLGARRAWELAATGPDPVDDPYALVTGLLAFLGEVMPKVAEAYLREQADLDWEQREHGRNLAGVLLAGRPARRAAERYGRTLAERYEVVVLRLPEAPGGATNRILRALRSELDGNPEVLATFKGEGGVLLVPLGPVPPGPHAQAGPDGATRRLLARLDTAAELRCTAAAAVAGDHESIPRAQAEASEVLSLAEDLGRPPGLYRLADLAVEYQLVQPGPARDALARVLAPLEDQPHLIATLREFIAAGYRRAEAADALTVHRNTLTYRLGRIRLLTGHDATDPTGARHLAAALTAHGAARRTGA from the coding sequence ATGGACGACGCGAGCGGTACGGCGGGCGGTACGGCGGGGCCGGCATCGGGCGGTGCGCCGGGGCTCGCCGCCGTGCTGCTGCCCCGGGTGGCGGAGATGGCGGCCGAGACCGTCGCCCGGCTGACCGCCGACATCCCCGCCTACCGGCTCCTGCCCGACAGCGTCCTCGGCGGCGACCTGGTCGCGAACACCGAAGCCGTGCTGAACCTGTTCTTCACCACCGTCGCCGAAGGGCGGGCACCCACCGAAGCCGAGCTGGCCGCCCCCGTGGCCTGGGGCGCCGAACGCGCCCGGGACGGGGTCCCCCTGGAGGCGGTGCTACGGGTCTACCCGCTCGGCGCCCGCCGCGCCTGGGAGCTCGCCGCAACCGGCCCGGATCCCGTCGACGACCCGTACGCCCTGGTCACGGGCCTGTTGGCGTTCCTCGGCGAGGTCATGCCCAAGGTCGCCGAGGCCTACCTGCGCGAACAGGCCGACCTCGACTGGGAACAGCGTGAACACGGCCGCAACCTCGCCGGAGTTCTGCTCGCGGGCCGCCCGGCCCGGCGCGCGGCCGAACGGTACGGGCGGACCCTCGCCGAGCGGTACGAGGTGGTCGTCCTGCGGCTGCCGGAGGCACCCGGCGGGGCGACGAACCGCATCCTGCGCGCCCTGCGCTCCGAACTGGACGGAAACCCGGAGGTGCTCGCCACCTTCAAGGGCGAGGGAGGCGTCCTTCTGGTTCCGCTCGGCCCGGTTCCGCCCGGCCCCCATGCCCAGGCCGGCCCCGACGGCGCGACCCGGCGCCTGCTCGCCCGCCTCGACACGGCGGCCGAACTCCGGTGCACGGCGGCGGCCGCCGTCGCCGGGGACCACGAATCGATCCCCCGGGCCCAGGCCGAGGCCTCCGAAGTGCTGTCCCTGGCCGAGGACTTGGGACGCCCTCCGGGTCTCTACCGGCTGGCCGACCTGGCCGTGGAGTACCAGCTCGTACAGCCCGGCCCCGCACGCGACGCCCTGGCCCGGGTCCTGGCGCCCCTCGAGGACCAGCCCCATCTGATCGCCACGCTGCGGGAGTTCATCGCGGCCGGCTACCGGCGCGCCGAGGCCGCCGACGCACTCACCGTCCACCGCAACACGCTGACCTACCGCCTCGGCCGTATCCGCCTGCTCACCGGCCACGACGCCACCGACCCCACGGGAGCCCGCCACCTCGCGGCCGCCCTGACGGCACACGGCGCGGCCCGCCGCACCGGCGCCTGA